CACCCAGGCGGCGCTTCGCGGGCAGGCCGAGGCGGGATTCCCGCTGCGAGCAGCCCTGACTGGTGGCGTGACCTCGATCTCGATGCCCGCCGCTGGAGTGCTCAACGTGGCACTGGCTCCGGGGGCTGCCGCGGCTCTCGCGATGTACTCCGACAACCGGATTCCAGGTGACGCCGAAGGGCCGGTTCACCACATCTGCACGAACAAGAACAGGGTCTCTGCTGTGTCAGGGGGGCCCTGGACGCCCGCGTGTGAGGAAATCTTCGAAAAGGCCGGGATGACGCTTGAGGATGCCGCGAACAAGGTGCGACTCAAGGGGCACGAAGGGCCTCATCCCGAGCTTTATCACAATCAGGTTGTGAATCGCCTGCAGGCGTCCGTGAGGACTTGCAGGACCACGGAGGCCTGTCGTGCGAAGTTGCTGAATGAGCTTGCGAAGATTGCAAGCGAGCTGCTTGCGCCGGGCTCGGAGTTGCGTAGCTACATCGTGAAGTAGGAGGGCGGAGTGAGGCGGAACTTCTATTGGGTGAATATTGCGGATGTGCCTCAATGGTATGTCGCGACCCCTGTGCCCGCATCAGGCGGCTCATTCAATGAGCCGTGGATGTTCGGAGAAGGCCACCCTCTTCCGGACCCTGGGCTCATCAAGGCACGGGTCAGGAACCCAGGGCAGAAGCGCGCCTTTGTTTTTGCGGGGGTTGAACGCACGCCCATTGTCAGCGAGGCGGTCGCGGACGTCTTCAGGACGCACGCTCCCGGCGACGTTCAACTCTTTCCAGTCACCGTGGAAGGGGAGTCTGAGCGGTATTTTGTCGTCAATGCGGCCAGGACGGTTGACTGCATTGACGAAGCGAGGTGCCGGGAAGTGCAGCACTACGCCGAAGACGACCCTTTTCCTGAG
This DNA window, taken from Corallococcus coralloides DSM 2259, encodes the following:
- a CDS encoding imm11 family protein, which codes for MRRNFYWVNIADVPQWYVATPVPASGGSFNEPWMFGEGHPLPDPGLIKARVRNPGQKRAFVFAGVERTPIVSEAVADVFRTHAPGDVQLFPVTVEGESERYFVVNAARTVDCIDEARCREVQHYAEDDPFPEYAGEYRWINGLRIDPARTDGAHVLRPKRFRTALIVSEEIKDALEGVGDLGVSFERVTTSEGGQDEPRA